The genomic window GAAGTTAGGTCATGTCAAGGTAGATTGTTACAAACTGTGAAATGAAAGGGCTACTAAGAGCAACAAGGAAGATTTAACTagtgctaatttggccaatgacaagggtgatgatttcttgttggtgTTAACAAGTAAAAGCTCCAAGCTTGCATCCAAGTGGATCTTGAATTCGGGGTGTTCTTTCCATATGTATCTCAACAGGGACTGGTTCTCTACATATAGTTCAGTTAAATGTAGAGTTGTGCGCATGAGGAATGGTTTACCCAGTAAGGTAACtggtattggtactgttcagATTAGGATGCACGACGGGATAATTAGGACACTGTCAGATGTCAGGCATGTGCctgatttaaagaaaaatctcatctctttgggaaTTTTAGACTTGAAGGGCTGTAGAGTTAACATCGAGTCAAACGACATTAAGGTATCATGTGGGGCTCTTGTTTTGATGAAAGGTAATAAGATTGACAGTCTTTATGTTTTGGAAAGATCAACGGTGACTGGTGAAATAGGACATCCCTTGTTTATTAAGAAATCGAAGTTGACTCGTTTGAAGTAGAGACAACTTGGTCATATGAAGGAAAAAAGTATGGCCATTTCAtataagagaggttctcttttgggtGCAGGTTTTGAAAATATAGGGCATTGCATTTGTGAAAACCAGACAACGGTCAGTTTTGATTTGGTAATGCACAAGTCGAAGACTAGAAGTCTTTCAGCTTCTAAGAATAAATTCAACTCAGTTAATATCATGTATAGTTCAAGATAAGCCCATGACAAACtttggaaaaaaaaagttgtggaaatacgagtcaatgtggagatttgtaaAGTTATACCTCgtattttttagctttttttctcccaattaaactttgtttttagtttcccacttaaactctgattagtgtaggttattttaatattagtttcccacttaaactctaattaatgtaggttattttaatattatttgacctataaatttagcttataaatagccCCTTTTTCCACACTAAAAAATATAACccattacacatttaggtattaacttttacaagctttcagagaattttgtgtttacgttttgagggttcttattttgGGTTTCCAGGTTTAGTTTTAtatccatcttttgtactcttcgtttatatcattttagtgaaattactttacccgtggttttttatctttTTCGGATGGgtttttccacataaaatatttgtgttcaatatttgtaattttttcgttattttacttgttcgttgcttaaacCGGGTTTATCTTTAAAGATCTTGAAACATTTTTTGTTCTCTCCCAAGGCATTGTAAACCTTGCTATGCTTCACCAACCAGGTTTCATACATTTCCCTTATCTAAGCCTCAATTCTTTGCCATTGTTGTCCACCATGTCTGAGAATATAGTCAATTATTGACATGTCCAACCCAGATGATAGGGTTattagaaagaaaatgaaaaaagaaactGCAAGAAGGTTGGGGATAGGGTTAGGGTTGAGGTAGATGAGggctatttataatttatatatgagAAAATAGTGGAAAGAAATAGAAGGAAATTGTGTTGAAAATGGAGTATTGAGTTTTGTATCTATCACGGTTTGGCAGTAGCGCAACGTGACCCACCCACTAGAGGTGTCCATGGACCGAGCCTGGCCGGGTTTAAGTTGGGTTTAGACTGGGCCCAACTAAAATTTCAGGCTCGATTGGTAGGTCCGACCTGAAAAACAAGTTGATATTTTTGTCCAAGCCTGACTTATATTATATATGCTTAACCCAGGTCCGGTCcgacccttttttttaaaaatattttattacataaaataattttttaaaaaaatataccaaataaactataaaattaaaacaaacaattcccaaaaattattaaattatattaacaaatattaaaaattggatgaaaacttattaaaaagAGGCAAATGAATTACCACAAAGGCATCtaagtaaaaaaaacataattgatGCAATTCAAATGTTCAATACAAGCATCTAAGCATAATACCATAATCAATGCAAATGAGTTACCACAAAGGCATCTAAGTAAAGAAAACATAATTGATGCAGTTCAAATGTTCAACACAAGCATCTAAGCATAATACCATAATCAATGCAAATGAGTTACCACAAaggatttaagtaaaaaaaaaacataaaggatttaagtaaaaaaaaaacataattgatGCGATTCAAATGTTTAATACAAGCATCTAAGCATAATACCATGATTGATGTAGTTCAATACATGCatcaacaaaatattttttttcaatctgGAAATAAAGCTGGAAATTAGcttgtgaaaaaaaaggaaaatttatataattttgttaattaataaaaagactgtggaaataaataaataaataaataaagataaacaATGATCGAAAGTGTTTAAATGTGAGTGGAATCGTGATATTCTTAACAATATTGATAATGATACAAAAAGTATTTtcattgtatttaatttttaaaattgatgttTTTATGATAATTGGAGACAAATAAGCAGCGACAAAGTTGTAGAAGGCAGAGAAGTGAAAACCAATAGCAACGACTAGAGAAGAAGCAAGAAGCGAAAACAACAAAAGGAAGAGAAACAGCAATGACGGCAGTAGCGAAAAAACAAGTGAAAAGCAGTAGAAGGAGGAGAAGCAAGAAACAAGCAAAAAAGAAGCAAGaagcaacaaaaaaaatttaaggattagGGATTAAGGGGAAATAAGGATTGAAAAGGGAAAGGGGAATATCGAGACTGGGTCTGTTGGGAAGTGGGAATAAGGGTAAAAATTTTAGGTTACTAAAATCGGCTGGGCCCAGGATAAAAAATTATTGTCCGAAGCCTGACTCATTTTTAAAACGGGCCTCATTCTTATATCCAAGCTTATTTtccgggcctatatttttatccagACCCTCTAATGGACATAAATAAGTCTACCACCCACCCATGACCAACTATATTTTGAAAGCTCTTTTTTCGTATTATTATACTTGGATAAGGTTTCATTTATTGCTTTCATTTAGGTATAGGTTTGGTGTGGAAGCCATTTTCCCATTTAGATGAAAACCAAAACTCGATTAaccatattattgttgaaataaatttaattaatttttatttttgtgcgGTGCACGATTTAATTGcgtatattaattttataattatttaacattaaattttGTTTAACATCATTAATGAatgtactaaaaaaattaataaattgagaaagtaatttaattacagaatattttaaatatataaataatttagaatatgtatattaatgttatttaatctttaaaatctttaatattaaaataatacaaaaattcatttataatttgaataataatataattcagtataatttaaataatattactaatatttttataggttatttattttatatatatcgggaaattattttattttaatgtttttatataatattgaaTATAGGAGATAGGGGAATttgttttaatgttaaaatttgatattttataattatcttTGGTAAATGCTATTAATATATGTCCttttaaaactatattttaaaattaataatttttttaacaatatcactatagattctgatcatatctgctctttttaaCACAATGCTTAGAACTACTCATAGTCCTTCCCCAACCtctaaataagaggataatgcgctttagcGCATTCAAACTCACGTCCTTCTGCATTGGTAACAATGCCCATCCCAATTGAGCTAATACCTAATCAGCACAAAAaactttatatattaaaaaaaaactcaatcggcaagagataatatatttaaaaaaactttatatttaatatataaaaaatgctaaaaaaatatatttaaagcctgaaataacttaaaaaattagaAGGCAATAAGTAAAagaataatttattcaatttaaaaataaatacttgaaatagaATATATTATATGTCAAAAAATTGTAATGTGAACatgaatgtttttattattatttagccacaaccttataatatatatataccatttgaatgtattttatttatatgtagaGAAAAAGGATGAGAATATGGAATTAAGATGAATTACCCAATTTAGagataatattgaaattaattaatacaaTGATTATTGTAGTAGGCCCAAATTGGCCCAGGCCCGTGTGGAATAAATAATGGGACACAGCCCAATTTTTATTCATTTCCAAGATATGCATTcctaaatcaatttctttgttatccatctttattatctttgacaacttattcatttcgagctatgctcagaaccaactcaATTCTTATCCATGAttttttttgcaagcatgttgcattagaataatgattaatggactaataaaattttcacaagggaagtttttcatattactctagaagtctctgaataatataggaaccttaaacaggactattgtttagaacgcacaaaggaagagtctaaattaagactatccctttaaatttttttgtcgaaaacaaaatgacaagatTTCGTGTTGGCGACAAAGCGTCAATGAGCAAGCAAACAATGATCACCTTACAATAAGAAGAGGTTTCCTCGAAGGAAAAAACATTAATTTGTGCAtaggcatttggtatgacaccctgaGAATGGCATAGAGGGCCAAAGTGTTTCACATTGTGATAAGAGAAGATCGAGAAGTCATGTTTTTCAACCCTTGGGTTATAGTGAAAAGATGATACAAATTTTGCATCCCAGTGGATCAAACttggaggtttacagtgggggcaatctagtcaagtgtttctttggagaaGCCAGCCGAGCAAGCAGGCGTTATAGCACATTAGCAATGAAACTTtaaataaactttgagtaatgataCCCTAAGTGGCAAGGAGGaatcattctcgaaaaatgacattctgcattcattcaaatgtcattcatatatgtctagttaggagcatttgattcattttgatcatgtcatcctaatcattaggcataattaggttcattatacaggtcaagttccccagagaacagatcagtgatgATAACAGAtattgccttcctgcatcgacagtgaagcagatcgaagacactaacCTCGCCTCCCTCGGagacagtggagcaggttgaagatagcagatcttgccttcctgcatagacaacgaagcagatcaaagatggcggattttacctccctgaagttgcagtggagtatattgaagccagtaattctatctccctgagcagcagtggaatagattaaagatttcagatattgtctccctaagcagtagtgggacagatcaaagatggcggattttacctccctgaagttgcagtggagtatattgaagccagtaattctatctccctgggcagcagtggaatagattgaagatttcagatattgtctccctaagcagtagtgggacagatcaaagatggcggattttacctccctgaagttgcagtggagtatattgaagccagtaattctatctccctgggcagcagtggaatagattgaagatttcagatatTGTCTCCAGTAGTGGgacagatcaaagatggtgaattttacctccctgtggttacagtggagtacattgaagccagtaattctacttccctgggcagcagtggaatagattgaaaattacagatcttgtctccctaagcagtagtgaggcagatcaaagagggtgaatgttaccttcctgtggttacagtggagtacattgaagccagtaattctacttccctgggcagaagtggaatagatggaagatttcagatcttttctccctaagcagtagtggaacatATTAAAGATGATGGATTTTACCTCCCTATGGTTACAATGGAGTaaattgaagccagtaattctatcttcctaggcaacagtggaatagattgaagactACAGATCTCATCTCCTTAGGCAGtagtggaatagatcgaagattgcagattttacctccctgaggttacaatggagtacattgaagcaAGTATTcctatctctttgaagttgcaatggagtggattaagaccacagatctcatctctctgaagttgcagtagagcaggtcgCGTCAAGATTTATCTTTTAGTTGTAGCAgaacaagttgaagctataagtcttatctccctgaagttatagtggagcagactaaagatagtaaattttgttcttttgagaagcCACAAGgtacgaatcctatctccctgacgttgcagtggagtggatcaaagcactgtttcctatacctctgaagatgcagtaggaaggaatgatgCTACCTAAAGCACTGAAGAAATCGAGGCTTAGTAGGACCGGGCACAATTGGGCCttgtagtctttgctctgttcccgttacacgactacgagcaaagaggggcagctgtagtagGCCCAAATTAGCCCAGGCCCGTGTGGAATAAATAATGGGACACAGCCCAATTTTTACAAAGCCCAAATTAAACCCTAGCCTTAACCCCCTCAAAAAAATAGAACCATAGCAGCATACAACCTTCAGCCCTAGCCGCCGCACATCAGCACTGTACCACCACCCTTTGCGCACGTACGTGTCCCACGTACATCTTCAATTGGCCGAATCTGCGCAACAAATGGAAAAATAGATGCAAAGAACGAGTAAACGAAAGAGAAAAGCgtaaaaaaggagaaaataacAGGAACACAACTGTGTTGTGTTAtttctttggtttttttatttttattttttcggctataaaaagcctggACCTAGGTACTAAAAGGATAAAGAGAAATACATGAAAATCAGAGAGAAAAATCAATAGAAAGCAAATATCAGTTTTAAGgtgatttattaaaatttctttagttttttttatttttgtttagtttcTGTGCAtacaaaagtaaaagaaaagggagagaggCTTACCTCGCCCTCAGATTGGCTCGAAAAAGGGTTAAAAAACCCAGTTTGGCGCGCCTCCGGCCACTGGTTGCGATGAAACCACGGCGGACGAACGGCGGCGCAAGGGACTGAGgcgaaaccctagcagaggaaaatttttttcttcctttcattttttttctttttattctgctgcaaattgattttttttaaaaaatactgcTTTAAATAGCAGagtaaaacggcgccgttttgtccAGGCCTTGACCCGCGCGCTGACCCGACccgaaggggaggatccgcgcgtttggCTTTTAAGGTCTAATTGCGCATTTGGCCCCTGTTTTTTGTGACTTGCTTCAGTCAAACCGATTTGTTCTTTTTGCAAATTGAGTCGCATTTTTTTGTGTGTTCCAATTTAACCCATTGATGCGCAGCGTTTTGGGAAGGATGggataatttcccttttggtcctccattGTTACGCGCGCTTTCGAGTGGgcccttttttaaattttattttaaattcgccCCATTGCTTcgtttttaactcaatttaatccattttttttgtttttatcataattatgctatatcatttttattttatcctatttattgatattattaatattattattattatatacgcCTATCTTAATGCttaattaatacatatatgtttttaaattttcatgaacacatgcattcatacattttttttaaaacttttttttacagttttttaactttctcatattttatattccatatatatacttatatgttttaaaatagatacatatatgcatacataTTTTAGTTCTTAtatacacatatttcatatatttttatatattctgcTCCCAtagtttatataaataaatatgtacatatatatgtgtatatgcctACATTTTCTAATTCATATGCATTTTTtacatatacatgtttttagaaattattataaattttgttttattggtTCACTTATATATGCATTAACGTatgtacatttttttttattttttacaattttcatatTCACGCatacatgcatttatatatatattgcattccATCATTTTATACGTATTATCGTATGTGTGTTAAGTATATGTGTATACATATCTGCAAATTTGCTTActgtacttgtatatatatttgtaaatatttatttatatatgctttaaattaaagtatttgcCTCATAATTGTTCATTGAGGTTTTCAACAtactttttagaaattatttctttttggttttatCAAAGCCTTAAAATCAATTTTTCTCAATTCATAAGTTTTTGTGAATAAAAAACAATATTCAAGGTTTTGGGATTGTCGAGGAAAATTGAGccataacgtattgggttctgattttctttgctGATTTCAAATTACCGAGgatattctttattttaaatacacaagcaccaaaaatcatttttgggaacttaatttgtcgtgccctaacgtattgggtgtggcatgttaccttctcgaaatgaagattttcgcataaaataaaaagtgatattcaaagttcgaggattatgaggaattgtaccctaacgtattgggactcgatttctttacatgacttgagcAATTTGTTATCCTTTTGCAAgtttcatcattcaagcttattttaaaatcttttttaactttcgacactaagacattaaataatcaatttggtaccaattttgggcgttacgagggtgctaacccttcctcgtgcgtaactgacttccaaactcgttttctcaaaattcgtagaccaaaatcattttaaggtgagccgatcacaccttaataaaggatcggtggcgactccaatttttatttttaaaatcgacaaccaaatttttgtttttcaaaaacggtttcgacaattataattattaaaagctgtgaaataatatattaattagttgATTTGCTCGAGAGGTTAAAAGGGGCCGTCGCTAATATTATGTAAAAAGTAGATATaaagttatttaatatttaatattttttatatttaattataaatgagataatattataaaattaatagcaCGTTTGGTTGGTTATAAAGCCAACCGGTTCGTGTCTATTCTGAGGGCAATTGTTCTCTGTTAGTTTGGTTGGCCAAATGCCCCTGAATAGCCATTCTTTACTTCATCCTCTAAATGGCTATTTCAAGCAACTCAggatatatatttttctattattttctttttaacccaaccaaaaaccaaaaggaaaaaaaaatggtaataacaaaaatcattcaacacatccTCACGAGGGAAAATTGGAGCAAATTAAAGAGAAACTCTAATTGAGTTAATTCACAGTCATTCATTGCAGATGGAAGTTCTTTAAATTTTTGGGTATTCAATTGGTGGTGAATAGTGGATGGAAATGATGAGCATGGTGGTTGACGACCAGAAgctgaaaaaaaaatttctaatttctggATTTTTGAGGGAATGAGACACGAGAGAGGAGAGTGAACATCGGCAATTGATGGCAACATATGACAACATGCAAGAAGAAATTTTTGACATGAAAGTAGCAGATGACGGAAAAAAAGAGTGGTGAAAGCCACAAGTAAGTTCTGTAGATTTGAACTTTTGTGATGAATTTTAGGGAAAAAAACTAAGATGGGAAAGAAAAAGTGGAGAATTGGATGATTCTTCTGGGTTGATCACAACCAGGGTGGTAGCAGAGGCGACGGCGATCGTTGCCAGAATCTGAACTTTCATAAAATGTTTTCTGCCAAACAATGAACATTCTGTTTGAATTAAAAAAGGAAACTAGAGAagatgattttttgaaaacaaagatGAACGGTTCATCTCTCAAAACGAAAGGGAgagtttgaatttaaaaaaaaaaagaaataagatgattttttggaaaaaagaTTAACAGTTCATCTTTCAAAGTGAGATGGAGAGAGAATTTGAGGGAggggaaaggattgtatgaaacagtcaTGCCACGTCATTTGTGTCACTTCCCAATCAATTAATGACATGTCAGCTAATTTTTACATGTCATTTACAACtcatttaattagattttttaatcatttaatgaCATGTCAGCTAATTTTTACATGACATCTCTACCGTACTGCTATTTTTTTTCTGGCAACTTTTTTGCTGCCTCTTCATGATCTCTTTGCCACCCCTGCTACTATTATTTTTTTCTGCAACTGCTTTGCTGCCTCTTCACGTATCTCTGCAACCCTTGCTGCTATTTTTTTGGCAACTGCTTTGCTGTCTCTTCACGTCTCTTTGCAACCCCTGCTACTATTATTTTTTTCTGCAACTGCTTTCTTGCCTCTTCACGTATCTCTGCAACCCTTGCTGCTATGTTTTTTGGCAACTGCTTTGCTGCCTCTTCACGTCTCTTTGCAACCTCTACTGATTTGCTATGTTTTTTCGGCGTGGCTGCTGCAATCGATTTTACAGGTGAGGTTTTTTTTTCCCTATTATGCTAAAATAGATAGGAGAGCAAAAAAGTCAATGCTAGTTCCTAACAATTAAATGAATAGGTTAAACTATTCTTGAGTAGAAAACAAAGATCTAATCTTTAGGTAGCTTTTCATgtaatacaatataattaaatagaTTTAGATAAAATTAGTGAATTCTAGCATTATGCTCAACTGGATCAACATGTTAGGTTATTCAAGGCTGGTTAGGTGATTTAGTTTGGGATGTTAAGTATTTCCACTTGATTTTCATTTGTTTGAAATATAGTTCTATTTAGAATCTTTTAAATAATTgtgatttttaataataatgactTAGCgtactgaattttttttatgattttcaagcggtgtttttattagattttaattgttcttttaaattttttaataatttcttgtattatcatgatttttttattatatattaaaatttattctcaggttttgttaatttataattttcatttatggAGACAAATCAAGATGAAATAGTTCATCTTGTCGAGAAAAAAGATAACTCCGTTGAAGAAATAAAAGTGGGACTGAAAGTGCATTCCGAAGAAGAGGCTTATAATCTTTATAATCAGTTTGCTTTGAGTAAGGGGTTTAGTATTCGAAGAGGAAATAAGAGACGAAGCATGACTGAGCCTATAAGACAATGTGAATTTTTATGCTTGAAATCTGGGTATCATGAACACGAAGATGTTGGCAAAGTGAAAAAATTTAATCGTCTAGAAACAAGGACGGGTTGTCAAGCTAAAATTCGTTTTACAATAGAAAAAGGTGTTTGGGTTGTTTCTTAACTTTAATGATTATCATAATCACCACTTAGCAACTTCAGAAGAAAGAATATATTTAAGATCAGGAAGAAAAATTTTGGAAGGACATGGAGATGTTATTCGTTCAATGGCTGCTATAGGAATTAAACAAACAAGTTATTGGGTTTGAAAATATTACATTTACCAAATGAGATTGTCATAATTTCTTGCAAATTGAAAGAGAGAAACTAATTGAAGCAGGGGATGCAGAGAgcattatcaatttttttcaaatataagcAAGCTAAATACCCTATGCTTTTCTATTCAATGCAAGTGGACCAGAATAATCGACTAGCTAATTTTTGTTTGGAGAGATGGAAGATCAAAATTGGATTACGATTGTTTTGGAGATGTTCTTGTGTTTGATACCACGTATAGAACTAATAAGTATAATTTGGTTTGTGCTCCATTTGTCGGAATCAACAATCACTAGAATAATATTTTGTTTGGTTGTGCTTTTTTATCGGATGAAACCATTGAGTCATTTACTTGGctatttgaaatattttagaaGCCATGAGCCATCGACAACCGAAGAGTATTTTCACTGATCAAGATCAAGCGATGATGAAAGCAATAGAGATTGTCCTCCCAAGAATCTTCTCATAGATTATACATGTGACACATTTCAAATAATGAAAAACAACATCTTGCTAACCGTTTTGCCAATGCTGAGTTCAAAGCACAATTTAATAAATGCTTTGAATAAGATTACAGCtctatttcatttcattcaaCAAAATAATAGCAGTAGGGTTGTTAAAGGTACTTTGgtcatttcaattttttctttatgTTATTACAGATCTATTCAATTCAACCAAACTTAAGAATAAAATTACACttccattccattcaactaaataatttgattattgattacaaCTCTATTTCATTAAAGTCCTATTCCATTCCTCCCAACGTGAAGGAAATGACAACTAAACCTGGAACTACAAATATGATATGCGTGACTCATGATTCATTTAACGGCGTCGGGAGCTGAGTTGTTGAATCAGATCATTCAAATCACGGAAGGATGAACCTCCTTCTTCAACAGCTCTTTTAGCCATTTCTCCTAGTGCCTTGGCTCTGCTTCTCATTTCCTCTGCTTTTTCACCCACCATTATCTCCTTCACCGCCTTCTCTATAGCATCTCTTTTCACAAAATCCCCCACCACTTCTTTCCATTTTTTCGTTCCAACTCCCACCCCAATCTTCAGAACATCTGTCACCAGTTTTTCATTGTAAAACTGCTCCGCGAACACTGGCCACGTCACCATCGGCAAACCAGCTGAGACGCATTCCAGGGTTGAATTCCATCCGCAATGAGTCACAAAAGCTCCAACTGCTTCATGGTCAAGAATCAACACTTGTGGTGCCCATCCTCTTATCATAAGCCCCTTGCCTTCCGTTCTCTCCTCAAACCCTTCAGGCAACCAATCCTCTTCATTGTTGCTCTTTTCTTTCTTCACAACCCAAATGAAGTGCTGCCCTGTGGCTTCAATGGCGAAAGCTATCTCCGTTAACTGAGCAGTATTGAAATCGACTGCAGTTCCAAAACATATGTAAACCACCGATTTGGGTTGTTTAGAATCAAGCCAGCTTAAACATTTTTGTTCATCGACCGATGGTTTCTTCCCTCTATCTAATTTATCTTCAATGGCCCTATTGCACAGTGAAACAGGGCCAACATGCCATACCTTTCTTCCTATAACGTTCCTGTAGTGATCGACATAAGCGGCTTCTAGCTCATAGAAACTGTTGACGATGAACCCATAGCTTTTCAGCTCTGCTTCTCTCCATTTTTTAACCGACCTGGTAagttcattttcttcattttgtGTAAAAATAACAGCCATCTGATCTCTTGTGAGTTTAATATCACCAGGAACGTTAGGAAACACAAAAGGTTCAGAACCTGATTTGACTTTCTTCTGTGGCTCATATAGACTAACAGAATCTGATATACACAACGACAAGAAACtgccaccattaaacatcaacCTGGGGATGTCATACTTGTCTGCAATATCACTGGCCCAAGTGAAAAACATATCGACGAGCAAGCAATCTGGTTTACATTCTTGTATGAGCTGCTCAAAGGGTTGTTCAAACATATCTGCGGCCTTGAAGAATTTGGCAATCATATCCAAGTTGACTCCTTCGGAACTTGGGATGGAATCAAAGTTTTCACAGCCCTCGGGTAATCCAGCTTCAACACAAGGAAAGTTAAGGACTTTGAGGTGGATATCGAAGCCTGAATTCTTGCTTCTTTCGATGGTGCTGGAGATGAAAGGAACATTGAGTGGAGTGGTGACGATGGTTGTCTTTACACCTCTCATAGCGAACAGCTTGG from Gossypium hirsutum isolate 1008001.06 chromosome D12, Gossypium_hirsutum_v2.1, whole genome shotgun sequence includes these protein-coding regions:
- the LOC107953382 gene encoding scopoletin glucosyltransferase yields the protein MGVDATENPKLHVLFFPFMGHGHMIPMVDMTKLFAMRGVKTTIVTTPLNVPFISSTIERSKNSGFDIHLKVLNFPCVEAGLPEGCENFDSIPSSEGVNLDMIAKFFKAADMFEQPFEQLIQECKPDCLLVDMFFTWASDIADKYDIPRLMFNGGSFLSLCISDSVSLYEPQKKVKSGSEPFVFPNVPGDIKLTRDQMAVIFTQNEENELTRSVKKWREAELKSYGFIVNSFYELEAAYVDHYRNVIGRKVWHVGPVSLCNRAIEDKLDRGKKPSVDEQKCLSWLDSKQPKSVVYICFGTAVDFNTAQLTEIAFAIEATGQHFIWVVKKEKSNNEEDWLPEGFEERTEGKGLMIRGWAPQVLILDHEAVGAFVTHCGWNSTLECVSAGLPMVTWPVFAEQFYNEKLVTDVLKIGVGVGTKKWKEVVGDFVKRDAIEKAVKEIMVGEKAEEMRSRAKALGEMAKRAVEEGGSSFRDLNDLIQQLSSRRR